The following are encoded in a window of Ruminiclostridium herbifermentans genomic DNA:
- a CDS encoding HD-GYP domain-containing protein produces MKYDYVKVTEDIIGSFLGNDVYSTFGNMIVPEDTLITEYILKKLKNFGIEKVYTYTINTIHGDEYLDSSDINDGQKKYIENVNKAKELLQNLASGKKLDFGVAEEISEDIYSKINDSSTLMDCVNSVRVADEYTYAHMINVSVYGMLIAKWMGLRKEQVQDVVMAGLLHDVGKSQIPIDILNKKGSLNEEEYEIMKKHTVYGFEIIKNNKEINMDVKRAVIMHHEKEDGTGYPFGIKGNQKNLYAKILTVADIFDAITSNRVYSKRQTPFEAFKELERVGYEVVDPKVMMAMLNNMPSYYVGSKVRMQNGEVGEVVYVPYQCAYAPIIKVNEKFYDYSKEREPLIAEFL; encoded by the coding sequence ATGAAATATGACTATGTAAAGGTTACCGAAGACATTATTGGAAGCTTTTTAGGTAATGATGTATATTCTACTTTTGGTAACATGATAGTGCCTGAAGATACATTAATTACAGAGTATATATTAAAGAAACTAAAAAATTTTGGAATTGAAAAGGTATATACTTACACAATTAACACCATTCATGGAGATGAGTATTTAGATAGTAGTGATATAAATGATGGGCAGAAAAAATACATTGAAAATGTAAACAAAGCAAAAGAATTGCTGCAAAATTTAGCTTCTGGTAAAAAATTGGATTTTGGTGTAGCAGAGGAAATTTCAGAAGATATCTATAGCAAGATTAATGATAGCAGTACTCTTATGGATTGCGTTAATTCAGTTAGAGTAGCTGATGAATATACATATGCGCATATGATAAATGTATCTGTATACGGCATGCTAATAGCGAAATGGATGGGATTGAGAAAAGAGCAGGTTCAAGATGTAGTAATGGCAGGACTTCTTCATGATGTTGGGAAATCACAGATTCCAATAGACATTTTAAATAAAAAAGGCTCATTGAATGAAGAAGAATATGAAATAATGAAAAAGCATACTGTTTATGGATTTGAAATTATAAAAAACAATAAAGAAATTAATATGGATGTTAAAAGAGCAGTAATAATGCACCACGAAAAAGAAGATGGTACTGGATATCCTTTTGGAATTAAGGGTAATCAGAAAAATTTATATGCAAAAATTCTTACTGTGGCAGACATATTTGATGCTATAACTTCTAATCGTGTTTATAGTAAAAGACAGACTCCATTTGAAGCTTTTAAGGAACTTGAACGAGTAGGATATGAGGTTGTTGATCCTAAAGTAATGATGGCTATGCTAAATAATATGCCTAGCTATTATGTAGGTTCAAAGGTCAGAATGCAAAATGGCGAAGTTGGAGAGGTTGTGTATGTTCCTTATCAGTGTGCTTATGCGCCAATTATAAAAGTAAATGAAAAGTTTTATGATTATTCAAAAGAGAGAGAGCCATTAATAGCCGAGTTTTTATAA
- a CDS encoding methyl-accepting chemotaxis protein yields the protein MSISKKILIIVLGGILITGFGVIGHLFLNFPVFVFPIISWLFIISIGLYLTISISRPLKVIGKVVERTANFDLSHDKTYNKVKERKDEIGFLAKNLSLARVALRDILGLMQETSKQLTDNTQEVENMTLHLKEQTDDTLLTTEHISAAMQQSATTTYQISNSTQEIMQNINLISQNSEKGANQASAISEHASELKESAVLSAQNANNIYFDVKQQLKTAMEQAAEVSQIELLAQAILQITEQTNLLSLNAAIEAARAGEAGKGFAVVADEIRKLADQSSKTATDIKKVVQTVNESVAALTESAGVLLDFMDKEILSDYQKLIETIEQYYTDSTLFSTMMNEFNDSSKAMNNSISIIVNALEQVSSSVNESANGVASISVKTAEVAGKVTEVRNSTQNNLVSSKRLEDQVSKFTL from the coding sequence ATGTCTATTAGCAAAAAGATACTTATTATTGTATTAGGTGGCATATTGATAACAGGTTTTGGAGTAATAGGTCATTTGTTTTTGAATTTTCCCGTTTTTGTGTTTCCTATTATTTCTTGGCTATTTATTATTTCAATTGGATTATATTTAACTATTTCAATCAGCAGACCCTTAAAAGTTATTGGAAAGGTTGTTGAAAGAACCGCAAACTTTGATTTGTCTCATGACAAAACATATAATAAAGTTAAAGAAAGAAAAGATGAAATAGGCTTTTTGGCAAAAAATCTGTCATTAGCAAGAGTTGCATTAAGAGATATTTTGGGATTGATGCAGGAAACCTCAAAGCAACTAACAGATAATACTCAAGAAGTTGAAAATATGACACTTCACTTAAAGGAACAAACTGATGATACTTTGCTGACAACAGAGCATATTTCTGCTGCTATGCAACAATCAGCAACAACTACTTATCAAATAAGTAATAGTACACAAGAGATAATGCAAAATATTAACCTTATATCACAAAACTCTGAAAAGGGTGCTAATCAAGCTAGCGCAATAAGTGAGCATGCTAGTGAATTGAAGGAAAGTGCAGTTTTATCTGCACAAAATGCAAACAATATATATTTTGATGTAAAACAGCAACTAAAAACGGCTATGGAACAAGCCGCAGAGGTTTCACAGATAGAATTGCTTGCTCAAGCCATACTTCAGATTACAGAGCAAACTAATTTGCTGTCTTTAAATGCAGCAATTGAGGCGGCAAGAGCAGGAGAAGCTGGTAAGGGTTTTGCAGTTGTAGCGGACGAAATTAGAAAGCTTGCCGACCAATCTTCAAAGACTGCAACAGATATAAAAAAGGTGGTTCAGACTGTAAATGAGTCAGTAGCTGCACTAACAGAGAGTGCGGGAGTTTTATTGGACTTTATGGACAAGGAAATTCTCAGTGATTATCAAAAGTTAATAGAGACTATTGAGCAATATTATACTGATTCCACATTGTTTAGTACAATGATGAACGAATTTAATGACTCATCAAAAGCAATGAATAACTCAATTTCTATTATCGTAAATGCACTTGAGCAGGTTTCATCAAGCGTTAACGAAAGTGCAAATGGAGTGGCATCAATATCAGTTAAAACAGCTGAAGTGGCTGGAAAAGTTACAGAGGTTAGGAATTCAACGCAAAACAATTTAGTTTCATCAAAAAGATTGGAGGATCAGGTTTCAAAATTCACTCTATAA